In one bacterium genomic region, the following are encoded:
- a CDS encoding IS30 family transposase, giving the protein MGKHYGQLDLDERIELCRHHDAGKARSEIARIMGRHRSTIGRELRRNRLPKSGYKPASADRIALSRCRRCSRIERLSPLRDHIGDHLAMGWSPEQIAGRLRLEGSEHRVSHESIYRYIYRPKVRSKKLHRYLARAKTTRGRRYFKRRREAIPGRRSIHERGQYIDNRSEFGHWEGDLMQFRTQRGNLVTLVERQTRLTLAHGLPSKTAEATAVKLTGLFAGLPEAARRSITFDNGSEFAEHHKLEKDLGMLTFFCDPHSPWQRGSIENANGILRRDLPRKTDFTDYSEADIQDIVWANNTTPKKCLGYLTPAEAFLHQLRCCT; this is encoded by the coding sequence ATGGGCAAGCATTATGGCCAGCTCGATCTTGATGAGCGGATTGAGCTTTGCCGGCATCATGATGCCGGCAAAGCTCGGAGCGAGATAGCGAGGATCATGGGGCGTCATCGCTCGACGATCGGACGCGAACTCAGGCGCAACCGCCTTCCGAAGAGCGGTTACAAGCCGGCCTCGGCGGACCGGATCGCGCTTTCACGCTGCCGGCGCTGCTCTCGGATTGAGCGCCTGAGCCCGCTGAGGGATCACATCGGCGACCACCTTGCGATGGGCTGGTCACCGGAACAGATCGCCGGCAGGCTCAGGCTGGAAGGATCTGAGCATAGGGTGAGCCACGAGTCGATCTATCGCTATATCTATCGGCCCAAGGTCCGCTCGAAGAAGCTCCATCGTTATCTGGCGCGCGCCAAGACAACCCGAGGGCGACGGTATTTCAAGCGACGACGCGAAGCGATCCCGGGGCGCCGCTCCATCCATGAGCGTGGCCAATACATTGATAATCGATCTGAATTCGGCCATTGGGAGGGTGACCTCATGCAGTTCCGCACACAGCGCGGCAACCTGGTGACACTGGTCGAGCGTCAGACCCGACTGACTTTGGCCCACGGCTTGCCGAGCAAGACAGCCGAGGCCACCGCTGTCAAACTCACCGGCCTCTTCGCCGGCCTGCCCGAGGCCGCCAGGCGCTCCATCACCTTCGACAACGGCTCGGAGTTCGCCGAACACCACAAGCTCGAAAAGGACCTCGGCATGCTGACCTTCTTCTGTGACCCGCACTCACCCTGGCAGCGCGGCTCGATCGAAAACGCCAACGGCATTCTCAGGCGCGACCTGCCGCGCAAAACCGATTTCACCGACTACAGCGAGGCGGATATCCAGGACATCGTCTGGGCCAACAACACCACACCCAAAAAATGCCTCGGCTATCTCACGCCCGCCGAGGCTTTCTTACATCAACTCAGGTGTTGCACTTGA